Part of the Sandaracinaceae bacterium genome, AAGAGATCACGCGCGCGCTGTCGCGCAAGGTGCCGCTGCCCTCGGGCGGGTACTTGATCATCGACCAGGCCGAGGCGTTGACCGCGATCGACGTGAACACAGGGCGCTTCACCGGCAAGGGCAAGGATGTCGCGGAGACCATCTTCCAGACCAACCTGGAGGCGGTGAACGAGATCGCCTACCAGCTGCGCTTCCGCAACATCGGCGGGATCATCGTGCTGGACTTCATCGACATGGAGAAGGCCGCGCACCGCGACAAGGTCTACAAGGCGTTCCTGAAGGCGCTCAAGAAGGACAAGGCCAAGACCACCGCCGTGCGCATCAGCGAGCTGGGCTTGGTGGAGATGACGCGCAAGCGCACCCGCGAGTCGCTGGGGCGCACGCTCTACGAGCCGTGCTTCTTCTGCGATGGGACTGGTCAGCTCATGAGCAAGACCACCATCTGCCACGAGATCTTCCGGCAGATGCGGCGCGAGAAAGACGCGCTCCCGGGCTACAAGATCACCATCAGCGCGCACCCGGCCGTCTGTGACCTGCTCGAGCGTGAAGAGAAGAAGGCCCTCGAAGAGGCTGCCAAGCGCCTGCAGCGCCGCATCGTGCTCCGGCCGCGTCGCGACTATCACCTCGAGCAGTTCGACCTCGCGGCAGACTGACGCTGCGCGCTGACGGACGAGCCAATTGACGATGCGCGTGAGATCTCCGAGCCTACCGACGTGAGCCAGACCAGCCCTCCCCCTCCCCCGGCCGGGGCCGATGAAGACGACGCCGCCAGGCGCGCGCAGCGCGTCACCATCAACAAGGAGTTCGAGTCGTTCGACGCGTTCGTGCACGAGTACGTGACCAACATCTCGCGCACGGGCGCGTTCGTGAAGTCTCACAACCCGCTGGCGATCGGCACGCTGGTGGACCTGCGCTTCACGGTGTTCATGGACGACGTGGAGACCATTCATGGCGTCGGCGAGGTGGTGCGCGTGCAAGACGACCCGCCGGGCATGGGCGTCGTCTTTCGAGAGCTCAGCCAATACTCGCAGCAGCTGATCGGCCGCCTCCTCACGCTGCCGCGTGCCATGCCCGAGGCCCCGCCCAGCGCATCGTCCCGCAGCACGCCTCCCCCTGCCAGCGGCGGGTCCGAGACATGAGCGACAA contains:
- a CDS encoding PilZ domain-containing protein, coding for MSQTSPPPPPAGADEDDAARRAQRVTINKEFESFDAFVHEYVTNISRTGAFVKSHNPLAIGTLVDLRFTVFMDDVETIHGVGEVVRVQDDPPGMGVVFRELSQYSQQLIGRLLTLPRAMPEAPPSASSRSTPPPASGGSET